The proteins below are encoded in one region of Neisseria bacilliformis:
- a CDS encoding nitroreductase family protein has product MPLQNLLEHRRSVRHYADTPIDPETVRRCLKMAQLAPSSSNMQLYEFYHITDPAVLKRLAEACFNQQAAATAQQMVVFVTRQDLFAERARAVLEFERGNIRRNSPPEKHAKRIAASEGYYGKLMPFLYARCFGLIGGLRWLISRSIGLFRPMQREVTEADVRTVVHKSCALAAQTFMLAMAENGLDTCPMEGLDSRRVKRILNLPRGAQINMIAACGIRKQGHGIWGERFRLPFDEVYRRI; this is encoded by the coding sequence ATGCCCCTGCAAAACCTGCTCGAACACCGCCGTTCCGTACGCCACTACGCCGACACGCCCATCGATCCCGAAACCGTCCGCCGCTGCCTGAAAATGGCACAGCTTGCGCCCAGCAGCTCGAACATGCAGCTTTACGAGTTCTACCACATCACCGACCCCGCCGTGCTCAAACGGCTCGCCGAAGCCTGCTTCAACCAGCAGGCCGCCGCCACCGCGCAGCAGATGGTGGTGTTCGTTACCCGCCAAGACCTGTTTGCCGAACGCGCCCGCGCCGTACTCGAATTCGAGCGCGGCAACATCCGCCGCAACAGCCCGCCCGAAAAACACGCCAAACGCATTGCCGCAAGCGAGGGCTACTACGGCAAACTGATGCCGTTTCTCTACGCCCGCTGCTTCGGCCTCATCGGCGGCCTGCGCTGGCTGATTTCCCGCAGCATCGGCCTGTTCCGCCCCATGCAGCGCGAAGTTACCGAAGCCGATGTGCGAACCGTGGTACACAAAAGCTGCGCGCTGGCCGCGCAAACCTTTATGCTGGCCATGGCGGAAAACGGCCTCGACACCTGCCCGATGGAAGGGTTGGACAGCCGCCGCGTCAAACGCATTCTCAACCTGCCGCGCGGCGCACAAATCAATATGATCGCCGCCTGCGGCATCCGCAAACAAGGCCACGGCATCTGGGGCGAACGCTTCCGCCTGCCGTTTGACGAAGTGTACCGCCGCATTTGA
- a CDS encoding sel1 repeat family protein has translation MKKFLIAAAVLLPLFAHAEEAFDKNTYKRLAAECGKNNLESCVKFAIWTRDDLEAPADAYAPLKKACDGGHMKGCNVLGNLYLDPYGGLGEDGDKARALYQKACRGGYANACTNLEKLNQESAQSKPALSREQRLQKLQTACLHEDEAACRALQAESEH, from the coding sequence ATGAAAAAATTCCTCATCGCAGCCGCCGTTTTACTGCCGCTGTTTGCCCACGCAGAAGAAGCGTTCGACAAGAATACCTATAAACGGCTGGCCGCCGAATGCGGCAAAAACAATCTCGAAAGCTGCGTCAAATTCGCCATATGGACGCGCGATGATCTGGAAGCCCCTGCCGATGCCTACGCGCCGCTGAAAAAAGCCTGCGACGGCGGACACATGAAAGGCTGCAATGTCTTGGGCAATCTTTATCTCGACCCCTACGGCGGCTTGGGCGAAGACGGAGACAAAGCCCGTGCGCTGTACCAAAAAGCCTGTCGGGGCGGCTATGCGAACGCCTGTACCAATTTGGAAAAACTGAATCAGGAAAGCGCGCAAAGCAAGCCCGCTTTATCCCGCGAACAGCGTCTGCAAAAACTCCAAACCGCCTGCCTGCACGAAGACGAAGCCGCCTGCCGCGCCCTGCAGGCGGAATCGGAACATTAG
- the purL gene encoding phosphoribosylformylglycinamidine synthase, protein MSVVLPLRGTRALSDFRVEKLLQKAAALGLPVAQLSSEFWYFAASDAPLAADDAAKLEALIDAQSVAAPQLSDGLNLFLVTPRLGTVSPWASKATDIAHNCGLSQITRIERGMAVWVSGRLNDEQKRQWASLLHDRMTESVLPDFQAAEKLFAHPEAQTFATVDVLGGGRDALVKANTELGLALSPDEIDYLVENYRALNRNPSDVELMMFAQANSEHCRHKIFNADFILNGEAQAKSLFRMIRDTHEAHPEGTVVAYKDNASIIEGAKIRRFYPHAAENQGYRFAEEDTHILMKVETHNHPTAIAPFAGAATGAGGEIRDEGATGRGARPKAGLTGFTVSNLNIPGFAQPWEQPYGKPGHLASALDIMIDGPIGGAAFNNEFGRPNLLGYFRTFEQEFDGQMRGYHKPIMIAGGLGNIQAQQTHKNEIPEGALLIQLGGPGMLIGLGGGAASSMDTGSNDSSLDFNSVQRGNPEIERRAQEVIDRCWQLGDANPIIAIHDVGAGGLSNAFPELVNDAGRGAVFKLRDVPLEEHGLTPLQIWCNEAQERYVLSVLPENLDTFSALCERERCPFAVVGTATDDGHLQVRDDLYSNNPVDLPLNVLLGKPPKTTRRDETVRPSENTKTGFSGCQIDLKEAAYRVLRLPAVAAKNFLITIGDRSVGGLTARDQMVGRYQTPVADCAVTMMGFDTYRGEAMAMGEKPAVALFDAPASGRMCIGEAITNLAAVNIGDIGNIKLSANWMAACGNAGEDEKLYRTVQAVSETCQDLGISIPVGKDSLSMKTVWQDDGAQKSVTSPLSLVITGFAPVADVRKTVTPELKNVADSVLLFIDLGFGKARMGGSALAQVYNETGGEAPDINNIGRLKAFYEVMQKLVAEDKLLAYHDRSDGGLFATLAEMAFAARVGLDVDVSGFMQVNSLITKWPDEEAMLRCLFNEELGAVLQVRKEDEAEIHSLFELNRVVTNVGRFQVAKPNDTGSLKISYTMLTPKMGKDENGEDCLMVEKRTRTVFNEPLLDLQKAWQETSHQIQRLRDNPECADSEFALLADDARSALSADLTFNPQDDIAAPFIHSGAKPKIAVLREQGVNGQVEMAAAFTRAGFDAYDVHMSDLMAGRAKLADFQMFAACGGFSYGDVLGAGEGWAKTILFHPALREQFAAFFARPDTLALGVCNGCQMMSNLAEIIPGSAGWPKFKRNRSEQFEARLSMVEVAKSPSLILAEMQGSRLPVVVSHGEGRADFAHLGRDGNSVSDGLNIALQYIDGTGAVTQTYPLNPNGSPQGIAGITNADGRITIMMPHPERVYKTAQMSWQPENWGELGGWYRMFAAARKVLG, encoded by the coding sequence ATGTCCGTCGTCCTCCCCCTGCGCGGCACCCGCGCCCTTTCTGATTTCCGTGTTGAAAAACTGCTGCAAAAGGCCGCTGCGCTGGGTTTGCCTGTGGCTCAGTTGTCCAGCGAATTTTGGTATTTTGCCGCGTCCGACGCGCCTTTGGCGGCGGATGATGCGGCGAAACTCGAAGCCTTGATCGACGCGCAGAGCGTGGCCGCGCCGCAGCTTTCAGACGGCCTGAATCTGTTTTTGGTTACGCCGCGTTTGGGCACGGTGTCGCCGTGGGCGTCGAAGGCGACGGACATCGCGCACAACTGCGGCCTCTCGCAAATTACCCGTATCGAGCGCGGCATGGCGGTATGGGTGTCAGGCCGTCTGAACGACGAACAAAAACGCCAATGGGCGTCGCTGCTGCACGACCGCATGACCGAGTCGGTATTGCCCGATTTTCAGGCTGCCGAAAAGCTGTTTGCCCACCCCGAAGCACAAACTTTCGCCACGGTGGACGTATTGGGCGGCGGCCGCGACGCGCTGGTCAAAGCCAATACCGAGCTGGGCTTGGCGCTCTCACCCGACGAGATTGATTATCTGGTGGAAAACTATCGCGCGTTGAACCGCAATCCGTCAGATGTTGAACTGATGATGTTCGCGCAGGCCAACTCGGAGCATTGCCGCCACAAGATTTTCAACGCTGATTTTATTTTGAACGGCGAAGCGCAGGCGAAATCCCTGTTCCGCATGATCCGCGACACCCACGAGGCGCACCCCGAGGGCACGGTGGTGGCCTATAAAGACAATGCGTCGATTATCGAGGGCGCGAAAATCCGGCGTTTTTATCCGCATGCGGCGGAAAATCAGGGCTACCGTTTCGCCGAGGAAGACACGCACATCCTGATGAAAGTGGAAACCCACAACCACCCCACCGCCATCGCGCCTTTTGCCGGCGCGGCCACCGGCGCGGGCGGCGAAATCCGCGATGAGGGCGCAACCGGTCGCGGCGCACGGCCGAAAGCGGGTTTGACCGGCTTTACCGTGTCCAACCTCAATATCCCGGGCTTTGCGCAGCCGTGGGAGCAGCCCTACGGCAAACCCGGCCATCTGGCTTCTGCGCTGGATATTATGATCGACGGCCCCATCGGCGGCGCGGCGTTTAACAACGAATTCGGCCGCCCCAATCTCTTGGGCTATTTCCGCACCTTTGAGCAGGAGTTTGACGGCCAAATGCGCGGCTACCACAAGCCGATTATGATTGCCGGCGGCTTGGGCAACATCCAGGCGCAGCAGACGCATAAAAACGAAATCCCCGAAGGCGCGTTGTTAATCCAACTCGGCGGCCCGGGGATGCTGATTGGTTTGGGCGGCGGCGCGGCTTCTTCGATGGACACCGGCAGCAACGATTCCAGCCTGGATTTCAACTCGGTACAGCGCGGCAACCCCGAAATCGAACGCCGCGCGCAGGAAGTGATCGACCGCTGCTGGCAGCTGGGCGACGCCAATCCGATTATCGCCATTCACGACGTAGGCGCGGGCGGTTTGTCCAACGCCTTCCCCGAATTGGTGAACGACGCAGGGCGCGGCGCGGTGTTTAAGCTGCGCGACGTGCCTCTGGAAGAACACGGTTTAACGCCGCTGCAAATCTGGTGCAACGAAGCGCAGGAGCGTTATGTGTTGTCCGTATTGCCGGAAAATCTCGACACTTTCTCTGCCCTGTGCGAGCGCGAACGCTGCCCGTTTGCCGTAGTCGGCACAGCCACCGACGACGGCCATTTGCAGGTGCGCGACGATTTGTACAGCAACAATCCCGTCGATTTGCCGCTCAACGTGTTGCTCGGCAAACCGCCCAAAACCACGCGCCGCGACGAGACCGTAAGGCCGTCTGAAAACACGAAAACAGGTTTTTCAGGCTGCCAAATCGATTTGAAAGAAGCCGCCTACCGCGTGTTGCGCCTGCCTGCCGTGGCTGCCAAAAACTTCCTGATTACCATTGGCGACCGCAGCGTCGGCGGCCTCACTGCGCGCGACCAGATGGTCGGCCGCTACCAAACGCCGGTGGCCGACTGCGCCGTAACCATGATGGGCTTCGACACCTATCGCGGCGAAGCGATGGCGATGGGTGAAAAACCCGCCGTCGCCCTGTTTGACGCGCCCGCGTCGGGCAGAATGTGCATCGGCGAAGCCATCACCAATCTGGCGGCGGTGAACATCGGCGACATCGGCAACATCAAACTTTCCGCCAACTGGATGGCCGCCTGCGGCAACGCGGGCGAAGATGAAAAACTCTACCGCACCGTGCAGGCCGTGTCCGAAACCTGTCAGGATTTGGGTATCAGCATTCCCGTGGGCAAAGACTCGCTGTCGATGAAAACCGTGTGGCAGGACGATGGCGCGCAAAAATCCGTAACCTCGCCGCTGTCGCTGGTGATTACCGGCTTTGCGCCGGTGGCCGACGTACGCAAAACCGTTACCCCTGAGTTGAAAAATGTAGCCGACAGCGTGTTGCTGTTTATCGATTTGGGCTTCGGCAAAGCCCGCATGGGCGGCTCGGCGCTGGCGCAGGTGTACAACGAAACCGGCGGCGAAGCGCCCGACATCAATAATATAGGCCGTCTGAAAGCGTTTTATGAAGTGATGCAGAAGCTGGTGGCCGAAGACAAACTCTTGGCCTACCACGACCGCAGCGACGGCGGTTTGTTCGCCACGCTCGCGGAAATGGCGTTTGCGGCGCGGGTGGGGCTGGATGTGGACGTGTCCGGCTTTATGCAGGTCAACTCGCTGATCACCAAATGGCCGGACGAAGAAGCCATGCTCCGCTGCCTGTTTAACGAAGAGTTGGGCGCGGTGTTGCAGGTACGCAAAGAAGACGAGGCCGAAATCCACTCCCTCTTCGAGCTCAACCGCGTGGTTACCAATGTCGGCCGTTTTCAGGTAGCCAAGCCCAACGACACAGGCAGCCTGAAAATCAGCTACACCATGCTTACGCCGAAAATGGGCAAAGACGAAAACGGCGAAGACTGCCTGATGGTTGAAAAACGCACCCGCACCGTGTTCAACGAGCCGCTGTTGGATTTGCAAAAAGCCTGGCAGGAAACCTCCCACCAAATCCAGCGCCTGCGCGACAACCCCGAATGCGCCGACAGCGAGTTTGCCCTGTTGGCTGACGACGCGCGCTCCGCCCTGTCTGCCGATTTGACTTTCAACCCGCAAGACGACATCGCCGCGCCGTTTATCCACAGCGGCGCAAAACCGAAAATCGCCGTATTGCGCGAACAGGGCGTCAACGGCCAGGTGGAAATGGCCGCCGCCTTTACCCGCGCGGGCTTCGATGCTTACGACGTGCACATGAGCGACTTGATGGCCGGCCGCGCCAAGCTCGCCGACTTCCAAATGTTCGCCGCCTGCGGCGGATTCAGCTACGGCGACGTACTCGGCGCAGGCGAAGGCTGGGCGAAAACCATCCTGTTCCACCCCGCGCTGCGCGAGCAGTTTGCCGCCTTCTTCGCGCGCCCAGACACCCTCGCGCTGGGCGTGTGCAACGGCTGCCAAATGATGAGCAACCTCGCCGAAATTATCCCCGGCAGCGCAGGCTGGCCGAAGTTCAAACGCAACCGCAGCGAACAGTTTGAAGCCCGTTTGAGCATGGTGGAAGTTGCCAAATCTCCCTCGCTGATTCTGGCCGAAATGCAGGGCAGCCGCCTGCCCGTGGTCGTCAGCCACGGCGAAGGCCGCGCCGATTTCGCCCACTTGGGACGCGACGGCAATTCGGTGTCAGACGGCCTTAACATCGCCCTGCAATACATCGACGGTACCGGCGCCGTTACCCAAACCTACCCGCTCAACCCCAACGGCTCGCCGCAGGGCATCGCCGGCATCACCAACGCCGACGGCCGCATCACCATCATGATGCCCCACCCCGAGCGCGTGTACAAAACCGCGCAAATGAGCTGGCAGCCTGAAAACTGGGGCGAATTGGGCGGCTGGTATCGGATGTTCGCCGCCGCGCGTAAGGTGTTGGGTTAA